One window of the Triticum dicoccoides isolate Atlit2015 ecotype Zavitan chromosome 3B, WEW_v2.0, whole genome shotgun sequence genome contains the following:
- the LOC119280482 gene encoding uncharacterized protein LOC119280482 encodes MDGDNLPRRSARKRKARRLDESVYAPVLKRMPNGNTVEGGSRADSDTNTDGLADQFAIIDTDHNNKHRPVSAEHGNATTTPNTASSAIVPVHVVLDTSGQSAVAAPGSSTERTIFPASGEQLQSAGPSSKPYTAQITDGMQVTPNTTIGRNGGSPSTMKKDDRSANKFNVEPPSNGQVKRAGEVTLKMDMSLLNCRVCSRPIKPPVFQCNAGHVACGRCLAELPGEQCQTCEHGGGFSRCPTIDAVVSSLTVMCGHDGCGSDVPYNELDDHQSACQYAPCFCMEPGCGFFGAPLALLSHMGALHAMPVHKVHYGKVHRFRVLEPGCLLHGQGDDSVFLLAVGAIGMATVVSVVCIRAGVSSWPQYAVKLRANCPPPPSSIEGSILLDMKPVTSSTRPGEVALMELPSFLGVPPTYLVGSGASKEVSLDVHIDRM; translated from the exons GCACGTCGTCTAGATGAGTCTGTTTATGCTCCTGTGCTTAAGAGGATGCCAAATGGCAACACTGTTGAAGGTGGAAGCCGTGCTGATTCTGATACAAATACTGATGGTCTCGCCGATCAGTTTGCTATCATAGACACCGATCATAATAACAAGCATCGTCCCGTATCAGCTGAGCATGGCAATGCGACAACAACCCCTAACACGGCAAGCTCGGCCATTGTGCCTGTACATGTTGTGTTAGATACGTCAGGTCAATCAGCAG TTGCAGCGCCCGGTTCCTCGACAGAACGCACAATATTTCCAGCAAGTGGCGAGCAATTGCAGTCTGCTGGGCCTTCTTCTAAACCGTATACTGCACAA ATTACGGATGGGATGCAGGTTACTCCAAACACCACCATTGGAAGGAACGGGGGTTCGCCGTCGACGATGAAGAAGGACGATCGGAGTGCCAATAAGTTTAACGTGGAGCCTCCCAGCAATGGGCAAGTGAAGCGAGCCGGAGAAGTCACATTGAAGATGGACATGAGTTTGCTTAATTGCCGCGTCTGCTCCCGCCCCATCAAGCCCCCTGTCTTCCAG TGCAATGCCGGGCATGTAGCTTGCGGCAGATGCCTCGCCGAGCTCCCCGGCGAACAATGCCAGACGtgcgagcacggcggtggctttagccGCTGCCCCACGATAGATGCTGTCGTCTCATCCTTGACGGTCATGTGCGGCCACGATGGCTGCGGGAGCGACGTCCCCTACAACGAGCTCGACGACCACCAGAGCGCGTGCCAGTACGCGCCCTGCTTCTGCATGGAGCCTGGCTGTGGCTTCTTCGGTGCACCGCTGGCGCTCCTCAGCCACATGGGTGCCCTGCATGCAATGCCAGTGCACAAGGTCCACTACGGCAAAGTTCACCGGTTCCGGGTGTTGGAGCCGGGGTGCCTACTCCATGGGCAAGGGGACGACAGCGTGTTCCTGCTGGCCGTTGGCGCCATCGGCATGGCCACAGTCGTGTCTGTGGTGTGCATCAGAGCTGGAGTGTCATCATGGCCGCAGTACGCGGTGAAGCTTCGGGCAAATTGTCCGCCACCACCGAGCAGCATAGAAGGCAGCATTCTGTTGGACATGAAGCCGGTGACGAGCAGCACTAGGCCCGGCGAGGTCGCTCTGATGGAGCTGCCGTCTTTCTTGGGGGTGCCGCCTACGTATCTGGTTGGTTCTGGGGCGTCCAAGGAGGTGTCTCTCGACGTTCACATTGACAGGATG